A genomic region of Gemmata massiliana contains the following coding sequences:
- a CDS encoding flagellar hook-length control protein FliK — protein MASTVASVATTFPLLQSSATTTTTSTRQTTSTSRTDSSDPFQTVLSQATNDARAAQAASDAAQAAVDTRAANDAAARELADQQAADKDAADNAADEAAAAQLAATLAAATQLAPTNTTPETTLTGTTGVGPGQVPAGALGGTAGELAPPNVPTQNNPLFRQFVSEAAAQNNTSAPAPVTQDTNTNLNANTAATTLPTPAVPQTTTTTTTTTPAITTQAETPAATNLASTIDSVQPAQKQIVVAQTPLVTGQNQLGAGATQLPTPVVAPQAPVETTALPSVQVGSRPTTAGEQFAQIASAASTITQNKAPATTGTETSPFATLLASTTVPTAIPAPAPTTTAPAAVSVPATNALATNALTATALTSPTEINAPSVTRAPTQLAEIGELARKESNFGDATGTTGATAAGTFAQTLTTQSPTAPQPTATVQAPTPTAQVADGIITHAHVIARGGKTEFQIRLDPPELGTVRIRLTSDGDGINGQVVVASDSVRRMIESQLPELRQRLEATGVTVQNLNIATDSGTGAGSDAGSRAFRSEAPADTARQTPVATGARPRPPTVRTPGALDVMA, from the coding sequence ATGGCGTCAACCGTCGCAAGTGTGGCTACCACGTTCCCGCTCCTTCAATCGAGCGCCACCACGACAACGACATCGACTCGCCAAACAACGTCAACGTCCCGTACCGACTCTTCCGACCCGTTCCAAACCGTTCTCTCACAAGCCACGAACGACGCCCGCGCCGCACAAGCAGCGAGCGACGCAGCTCAGGCCGCAGTGGACACCCGAGCCGCCAACGACGCGGCTGCACGGGAACTCGCCGACCAACAGGCCGCCGATAAGGACGCAGCCGATAACGCCGCCGACGAAGCCGCGGCCGCACAACTCGCCGCCACGCTCGCTGCCGCCACTCAACTCGCCCCGACCAACACAACACCCGAAACGACACTCACCGGAACCACCGGGGTCGGCCCCGGCCAAGTACCGGCTGGTGCCCTAGGCGGGACGGCGGGGGAACTCGCACCCCCGAACGTTCCCACACAAAACAACCCGCTGTTCCGCCAGTTTGTTTCCGAGGCCGCAGCCCAAAACAACACGAGCGCCCCGGCGCCGGTCACCCAGGACACGAACACGAACCTGAACGCGAACACCGCGGCGACCACGCTTCCGACGCCCGCCGTTCCGCAAACGACCACTACAACGACCACGACGACTCCCGCGATTACGACCCAAGCGGAGACACCCGCGGCAACCAACCTGGCCAGTACGATCGATTCCGTGCAACCCGCGCAGAAGCAGATCGTGGTTGCCCAGACGCCGCTCGTCACCGGGCAGAACCAACTCGGAGCCGGTGCGACCCAGCTCCCGACGCCGGTCGTGGCCCCGCAAGCCCCGGTCGAAACCACCGCACTGCCCAGCGTGCAGGTCGGTAGCCGCCCCACCACCGCAGGCGAGCAGTTCGCTCAGATCGCGTCGGCCGCGTCGACGATCACCCAAAACAAGGCACCGGCCACAACCGGGACCGAGACCAGCCCGTTCGCCACGCTCCTGGCCTCGACAACGGTTCCGACGGCCATTCCCGCTCCCGCGCCAACGACCACGGCGCCCGCAGCGGTCAGCGTTCCTGCAACGAACGCCCTCGCGACCAACGCACTCACGGCGACCGCTCTCACGAGCCCCACGGAAATCAACGCGCCCTCTGTGACCCGTGCCCCCACACAACTGGCGGAGATCGGCGAACTGGCCCGAAAAGAGAGCAACTTCGGGGACGCGACCGGCACCACTGGTGCGACCGCGGCGGGCACCTTCGCTCAGACCCTGACGACGCAATCCCCCACTGCTCCGCAACCGACCGCGACCGTCCAGGCCCCCACGCCGACCGCACAGGTCGCGGACGGGATCATTACCCACGCTCACGTAATCGCCCGCGGCGGGAAGACGGAGTTCCAGATCCGCCTCGACCCGCCCGAGCTCGGCACGGTCCGCATCCGCTTGACGTCCGATGGTGACGGAATTAACGGACAAGTGGTGGTGGCGAGTGACTCCGTTCGCCGAATGATTGAAAGTCAGTTGCCCGAGCTGCGGCAGCGTCTTGAAGCAACGGGTGTGACGGTTCAGAACCTGAACATCGCAACGGACTCCGGAACCGGGGCCGGATCGGACGCCGGATCGCGAGCGTTCCGCTCGGAAGCCCCGGCCGACACCGCTCGGCAAACCCCGGTAGCAACCGGCGCTCGGCCCAGACCACCGACGGTC